The following proteins are co-located in the Paenibacillus sp. JNUCC32 genome:
- a CDS encoding GerAB/ArcD/ProY family transporter, producing the protein MAANKKISLIDVYFIMLLSLGITNHVVLIPLLLQKAGRDAWMGTLLTIILHIGWVYILFFIMKRTRQQSIFAWFKDSFGPVIGWIFVSLTTIYFFWMTMVIIRETTTWIRVTYLPSTPKTVISLTIMLLCVYVANNGIRSIAIISGILLPIVWVLGHFVAVSNLQYKDYSLLTPLFVEGYTPMLKSMLVAGGGFMEMIVLIYLQHHMKRRMKYLSIVILSILLGGLTLGPLMGAIAAFGPVPAMESRYPAYEQWMLVTITKYITHVDFLALYQWISGTLIRISLFLFIMADGIPFKKPKRRLWYVLGVGVATSIISMIPVIDRQIELFVLGKYSPSYLVFLSALTLLIAIAVTFRANTKGG; encoded by the coding sequence ATGGCCGCAAACAAAAAGATATCCCTAATCGACGTTTACTTCATCATGCTGCTGTCCTTGGGCATCACCAATCACGTTGTCCTGATCCCGCTTCTTCTGCAAAAGGCGGGCCGGGACGCGTGGATGGGCACGCTGCTAACCATAATCCTGCATATTGGCTGGGTGTACATCTTGTTTTTCATTATGAAGCGGACCCGTCAACAATCCATCTTCGCATGGTTCAAAGACAGCTTCGGACCCGTGATAGGCTGGATCTTCGTTAGCTTAACAACGATCTATTTTTTCTGGATGACCATGGTGATCATAAGAGAAACGACGACCTGGATTCGGGTCACCTACCTGCCGTCAACGCCAAAAACCGTCATCTCCCTCACCATTATGCTGCTGTGCGTATATGTGGCAAACAACGGTATTCGCTCGATCGCTATCATATCCGGAATCCTGCTTCCTATTGTGTGGGTATTGGGCCATTTTGTAGCCGTGTCGAATCTTCAATATAAGGACTATTCATTGTTGACCCCTCTATTCGTGGAAGGTTACACGCCCATGCTCAAGAGCATGCTCGTGGCCGGCGGCGGATTCATGGAGATGATTGTGCTGATCTATCTTCAGCATCACATGAAACGAAGGATGAAATACCTCTCGATCGTCATATTGTCGATACTGCTGGGAGGACTCACCCTGGGACCGTTGATGGGAGCTATCGCCGCATTCGGGCCAGTTCCCGCGATGGAATCCCGCTATCCCGCATACGAGCAGTGGATGCTGGTCACCATTACGAAATATATAACCCATGTCGATTTTCTGGCTTTGTACCAATGGATATCGGGGACATTAATCCGTATTTCGCTGTTCCTGTTTATCATGGCGGACGGTATTCCTTTTAAAAAACCCAAACGACGCTTGTGGTACGTGTTAGGGGTGGGTGTAGCCACATCCATCATCTCGATGATCCCGGTAATCGATCGGCAAATCGAGTTATTCGTGCTGGGCAAATATTCGCCGTCCTACCTGGTCTTCCTTTCCGCGCTGACGCTGTTGATTGCCATTGCTGTCACATTTCGAGCCAATACCAAAGGGGGGTAG
- a CDS encoding alpha-mannosidase produces MPYEPIRLEPLKQMLNKLREAIYEPVAELEVTAWVTPEPVSYSDRKTGTKMTLVHGQRWGDLWDCAWFRFAGSVPEHSRKKDLVLLLDINGELCLADPNGSPVQGLTTVNSEFDFSLGLPGKRVVRLHDMFLTGSDIEVWADAGNNDLFGKYRGGTLKEAVIASCREDIRSLYYDVEVLLEAAEQLPAGTARKERIYQALYDVSLRLTDFSPERVAEAKKKLAEPLSLKGGDPVLTISAVGHAHIDLAWLWPIRETIRKGARTFSTVLRMMERYPDYVFGASQPQLYDWMKQHYPALYEQIKERVREGRWEPQGAMWVESDTNVPGGESLVRQILYGKRYFQQEFGLEMKSLWMPDVFGYSASLPQLLKKSGVDYMMTQKLSWSEYNRHPHHSFLWEGIDGSAVLTHMPPEDTYNSPAAPRSIAKAEREYLDKNVSGHALMLFGIGDGGGGPGEEHLERLAREENLLGLSPVRQEPSWKFFERLNEERESFQTWRGELYLEKHQGTLTSQARSKRYNRKMEKALRELEFASVLAARLGRDYPAETLETIWKEVLLYQFHDILPGSSIKRVYDESLARYEELLGQTETMIADTYSYLADHIARSYTASAQTVIFNSLPWERREWLRMNGRWHRVQVPSMGYAVLSNDAGLEADGEAASSSEILTKTPGAGADAAAEGRSLENDKVIVTFDQNGAILSVLDKAENREVIQQGRLGNDLRVYRDDGDAWDFRHDYAANPGTRLHLLSMRELREGPRIGLVFEYGYGESSLTQTVVLTAGSRRIDFETDVDWRENGKMLRTSFPVNIRTDQVHCEIQFGSLSRPTHRNTLWDFAKDEICAHQWVDLSEPDYGVALLNDCKYGHRAIDNVLDLHLLRSSSYPDPEADRAEHRFTYSLYPHQGNHVQAEIYRRGHELNVPLRTVSLPDVSDQETRKLPLSQAFFRPDHPHIMVESVKKAEDGDDIIVRLYETSGTHAGTSLRLGFQAAEAWIADLMENRLTQLKLNEPSEIALSFTPFEIITLRLNVPEL; encoded by the coding sequence ATGCCATACGAACCGATAAGGCTTGAACCGTTGAAACAAATGTTAAACAAACTCCGGGAAGCCATCTATGAGCCGGTTGCCGAGTTGGAAGTGACGGCATGGGTTACGCCTGAACCCGTATCGTACTCGGATCGAAAGACGGGAACGAAAATGACGCTTGTCCATGGACAGCGATGGGGGGACCTGTGGGACTGCGCCTGGTTCCGTTTTGCCGGGAGCGTTCCGGAGCATAGCCGGAAGAAGGACCTCGTCCTCCTGCTGGACATTAACGGCGAGTTGTGTTTGGCGGATCCGAACGGATCGCCGGTACAGGGATTGACCACCGTGAATTCGGAATTCGATTTTTCCTTAGGGCTCCCCGGCAAACGTGTCGTCCGGCTTCATGACATGTTCCTGACCGGATCGGATATTGAAGTTTGGGCCGATGCGGGCAATAACGATCTCTTTGGCAAATACCGGGGAGGAACTTTGAAAGAAGCCGTCATCGCCAGCTGCCGGGAAGATATCCGGAGCCTATATTACGATGTCGAGGTACTCTTGGAAGCTGCCGAGCAGCTCCCGGCGGGAACCGCCCGCAAAGAGAGAATCTATCAGGCGCTGTATGACGTTTCGTTACGGCTCACGGATTTCTCGCCGGAGCGCGTCGCGGAGGCGAAGAAGAAGCTGGCTGAACCATTGAGCCTGAAAGGCGGCGATCCGGTCTTAACGATCAGCGCCGTGGGTCACGCGCATATCGATTTGGCCTGGCTGTGGCCGATCCGCGAAACGATCCGGAAAGGCGCCAGAACGTTCTCGACCGTCCTTCGCATGATGGAACGCTACCCGGACTACGTGTTCGGGGCAAGCCAGCCCCAGCTATATGACTGGATGAAGCAGCATTATCCGGCACTGTATGAACAGATCAAGGAACGGGTGCGCGAAGGAAGATGGGAACCGCAGGGAGCCATGTGGGTAGAATCGGATACCAATGTGCCGGGCGGGGAATCACTGGTTCGTCAGATCCTGTACGGGAAGCGATATTTTCAACAGGAATTCGGGTTGGAGATGAAATCGCTCTGGATGCCGGACGTGTTCGGTTACTCCGCCAGCCTGCCGCAGCTGCTCAAAAAGTCCGGCGTGGATTATATGATGACCCAGAAGCTCTCATGGAGCGAGTACAACCGGCACCCTCACCATTCCTTCCTCTGGGAAGGCATCGACGGCTCCGCTGTACTGACCCATATGCCTCCTGAAGATACGTACAACAGTCCGGCAGCCCCTCGTTCCATCGCCAAAGCGGAGCGGGAGTATTTAGATAAGAACGTATCCGGCCATGCTTTGATGCTCTTCGGCATTGGAGACGGCGGCGGCGGTCCGGGCGAAGAGCATTTGGAACGGCTGGCTCGCGAGGAAAACCTGCTCGGTTTGTCTCCCGTCCGGCAAGAGCCTTCGTGGAAGTTCTTCGAACGGTTGAATGAAGAGCGCGAGTCGTTCCAGACGTGGCGCGGGGAGCTCTACCTTGAGAAGCATCAAGGAACCTTGACCAGTCAGGCCCGGAGCAAGCGTTACAACCGGAAGATGGAGAAAGCGCTGCGCGAGCTGGAGTTTGCTTCCGTGCTGGCAGCCCGGCTAGGGCGGGATTATCCAGCTGAGACGCTGGAGACGATCTGGAAGGAAGTCCTGCTGTATCAGTTCCACGATATTCTTCCGGGATCTTCGATCAAGCGGGTGTACGATGAGTCGCTGGCGCGGTATGAAGAGCTGCTTGGGCAGACGGAAACCATGATTGCCGACACCTACAGCTATTTAGCTGACCATATAGCACGCAGTTACACGGCTTCCGCGCAAACCGTCATCTTCAATTCGCTGCCTTGGGAGCGACGAGAGTGGCTGCGCATGAACGGACGCTGGCATCGCGTGCAGGTTCCATCGATGGGATATGCGGTTTTATCGAATGACGCCGGCCTGGAAGCGGATGGAGAAGCCGCATCCTCCTCTGAAATCTTGACTAAAACGCCAGGGGCGGGCGCAGACGCTGCAGCTGAAGGACGAAGCCTGGAGAACGACAAGGTCATCGTGACGTTCGATCAAAACGGGGCTATCCTGTCGGTTCTGGATAAAGCGGAAAACCGCGAAGTCATCCAGCAGGGACGATTAGGCAACGATCTTCGCGTTTATCGTGACGACGGGGACGCATGGGATTTCCGCCATGACTATGCGGCGAATCCGGGTACACGGTTACACCTGCTGAGCATGCGGGAGCTTCGGGAGGGGCCGAGGATCGGGCTTGTCTTCGAGTACGGTTACGGGGAGTCCTCGCTGACCCAGACCGTCGTGCTGACGGCGGGCAGCCGGCGCATCGATTTCGAGACGGACGTCGATTGGAGGGAGAACGGCAAGATGTTAAGAACGTCGTTCCCCGTTAATATTCGCACGGATCAGGTCCACTGCGAAATCCAGTTCGGCAGCCTGAGCAGACCGACTCACCGCAATACGCTGTGGGATTTTGCGAAGGATGAGATCTGCGCACATCAATGGGTGGACTTATCGGAGCCGGATTATGGCGTCGCGCTGCTCAATGATTGCAAGTATGGCCATCGCGCCATCGATAACGTGCTGGATCTCCATCTGCTCCGCAGCAGCTCCTATCCCGATCCGGAGGCGGACCGCGCGGAGCATCGATTCACGTATTCGTTGTATCCGCACCAAGGGAATCATGTGCAAGCCGAAATCTACCGAAGAGGCCATGAACTAAACGTCCCGCTTCGCACGGTGTCCTTGCCTGACGTATCGGATCAGGAGACAAGAAAGCTGCCTTTATCCCAAGCGTTTTTCAGGCCCGATCATCCGCACATCATGGTGGAGTCCGTCAAAAAAGCCGAGGACGGGGACGATATCATCGTTCGTCTGTATGAAACTTCGGGAACGCATGCGGGCACGTCGCTTCGGCTTGGATTTCAAGCCGCCGAGGCCTGGATTGCCGATCTGATGGAGAACCGCCTTACGCAGCTGAAGCTGAACGAGCCGTCTGAAATCGCGCTATCCTTCACGCCGTTTGAAATCATCACGCTGCGGTTGAATGTACCAGAACTATAG
- a CDS encoding GntR family transcriptional regulator has product MSTNDRIPLYQQIQDYIRHVIASENMKPGDRIPTEKELMDQFHVSKITVANALTGLANEKLIARVPGKGSFVAEETDFLPGAQPSASSHKGRERTLATGMIGVIMPTIHDYFAMRLIEGIEQALSDEGYRSMIMLTDGKLDKEKDAIKDLKALGAEGLLIFPIDEENYNEEILGMKLSGFPFVLIDRYLPGVETHYIAADGRRGTRLAVEHLWELGHRDIAICSDSPLQTVTVQERIEGYIDALKDKGALINPAHMITDFKPLNVLKDAEAHPLYRYIRNRMVTAYISLNGRLGVQIYQMAKQAGLRVPEDVSIVSFDDPTSIVEEFSIFTHVKQFERDMGYQAAGKLLEVLRGTGEAKSYSKILIEPELVVRQTSGQVP; this is encoded by the coding sequence ATGAGTACAAATGATCGAATTCCGTTGTATCAGCAAATCCAGGACTATATCCGACACGTCATAGCATCAGAAAATATGAAGCCCGGTGATCGCATACCGACAGAGAAGGAGCTGATGGACCAGTTTCATGTCAGCAAGATAACGGTTGCCAATGCGCTGACCGGATTAGCGAACGAGAAATTGATTGCCCGCGTGCCGGGCAAAGGAAGCTTTGTTGCAGAAGAAACGGACTTCTTACCCGGAGCGCAGCCGTCGGCTTCGTCGCACAAGGGAAGAGAAAGGACGCTGGCAACGGGCATGATTGGCGTGATTATGCCCACCATTCATGATTACTTTGCCATGAGACTCATTGAGGGGATCGAGCAGGCTCTTAGTGACGAAGGTTACCGCAGCATGATCATGCTGACGGACGGCAAACTTGACAAGGAAAAAGACGCCATCAAGGATCTGAAGGCTCTCGGAGCCGAAGGCCTGCTTATTTTCCCGATCGACGAGGAGAACTACAACGAGGAGATACTGGGCATGAAGCTGTCCGGTTTTCCTTTTGTGTTGATCGACCGGTATTTGCCTGGCGTCGAGACGCATTATATTGCGGCCGATGGAAGGCGGGGCACCAGGCTCGCCGTTGAGCATCTATGGGAGCTTGGGCATCGTGATATCGCCATCTGCTCGGATTCTCCCCTTCAGACCGTGACGGTTCAGGAGCGGATCGAAGGGTACATCGATGCATTGAAGGACAAAGGCGCGCTCATCAATCCGGCGCATATGATTACGGATTTCAAACCGCTGAACGTGCTCAAGGATGCGGAAGCCCACCCGTTATACCGTTACATCCGAAATCGCATGGTAACCGCCTATATTTCGCTTAACGGGAGACTGGGCGTGCAGATCTATCAGATGGCAAAGCAAGCGGGGCTTAGGGTGCCAGAGGACGTATCGATCGTCAGCTTCGACGATCCGACTTCCATCGTGGAGGAATTCAGCATTTTTACCCATGTCAAGCAGTTTGAGCGGGATATGGGATATCAAGCCGCCGGCAAACTTCTGGAAGTGCTGCGCGGCACAGGAGAAGCCAAGAGTTACAGCAAAATACTGATTGAGCCCGAGCTTGTGGTTCGCCAAACATCAGGCCAGGTTCCATGA
- a CDS encoding spore germination protein translates to MSNYRNRNSMFRRKKKPSSVAVDRLPASDALDEEALRSMFANSADVIIKSFPGKHEDAIPVVLLYSEGMVDAMVMTQYVLPDLEEKLEHFRDWEPLARELDKSMEWSKLKEPADVVKLLFAGRMILFFSREKCFYSIDIASLPNRQPEESNTEVSIKGARDAFTEDLFMNVALVRKRLRTATLHNEQMMIGDRSQTRVALLYISDIIRPEVINEAKSRLKGIHVDALITSGQLEEALSDSSLSLFPLMDYIGRPDFVVECLLKGRFVILVDGSPMALIAPCNLLELLKTPEDSYFPYHFVIFERLLRLLGLVLAIMLPGFWIALICYNMDQLPFLLLATVTVSRFGIPLSAPMEILLMLGMFELFREAGIRLPKAVGQTIAVLGGLIIGDAAIRAGLTSPAMLVVSATTAVATFTLVNQTLSGTVSIIRLYVLIWSSLLGMLGFFIGVFSLIAYLSVLESFGLPYLAPLSPLTFKDLMNALLKKPWAFNKNRPEMLQNMDNTSEEREPT, encoded by the coding sequence ATGTCAAACTACAGAAATCGAAATAGCATGTTCCGCCGAAAAAAGAAACCATCTTCGGTCGCAGTGGACAGGCTACCTGCATCCGACGCATTGGATGAGGAAGCCCTGCGATCCATGTTTGCCAACTCCGCGGATGTGATCATCAAATCTTTCCCGGGAAAGCATGAAGATGCTATCCCCGTAGTGCTGCTGTATAGCGAAGGAATGGTTGATGCCATGGTGATGACCCAATATGTGCTGCCGGATCTGGAAGAAAAACTGGAACATTTCAGGGATTGGGAGCCTTTAGCCAGAGAATTGGATAAATCGATGGAATGGAGCAAATTGAAGGAGCCTGCCGATGTCGTTAAGCTTCTGTTTGCGGGACGAATGATCCTATTTTTTTCAAGAGAGAAATGCTTTTATTCCATCGATATTGCCTCACTTCCCAATAGACAACCAGAAGAGTCCAATACGGAGGTCTCCATCAAAGGGGCTCGAGATGCATTTACGGAAGATCTGTTCATGAATGTGGCACTCGTACGAAAAAGATTGCGAACGGCCACGCTCCACAATGAGCAAATGATGATTGGCGATCGCAGCCAGACCAGAGTAGCCCTTCTGTATATTTCCGATATCATACGCCCGGAAGTCATCAACGAGGCAAAGTCGCGCTTAAAAGGCATCCATGTCGATGCGCTAATAACCAGCGGTCAGCTGGAGGAGGCACTTTCCGATTCGTCACTTTCCCTATTTCCGCTCATGGACTACATTGGGAGGCCGGATTTTGTCGTGGAATGCTTGCTTAAAGGACGTTTTGTTATCCTTGTGGACGGGTCGCCGATGGCGTTGATTGCGCCTTGCAACTTGCTGGAGTTGTTAAAAACGCCGGAAGACTCCTATTTTCCTTATCATTTCGTCATCTTTGAGCGTCTTCTCAGGCTCCTTGGCCTCGTACTCGCCATTATGCTCCCGGGATTTTGGATTGCCTTGATATGCTACAACATGGATCAGCTTCCCTTTCTGCTACTTGCGACCGTCACGGTCTCCCGTTTCGGGATTCCGCTGTCGGCGCCAATGGAAATCTTATTGATGCTGGGCATGTTCGAATTATTCAGGGAGGCAGGCATTAGGCTGCCGAAAGCTGTCGGTCAAACCATCGCGGTCTTAGGCGGCCTCATTATCGGGGATGCTGCCATACGCGCTGGCTTAACGTCGCCCGCCATGCTGGTCGTATCTGCAACGACGGCAGTCGCGACGTTCACATTGGTAAACCAGACACTGAGCGGAACGGTCAGCATTATTCGGCTGTATGTGCTGATTTGGTCTTCCTTGCTTGGCATGCTGGGATTTTTTATTGGTGTATTCAGTCTCATTGCATACCTCTCCGTATTGGAATCCTTCGGACTTCCGTACCTTGCTCCTCTATCGCCGCTGACCTTCAAGGATTTAATGAATGCCCTCTTGAAAAAACCGTGGGCTTTCAACAAAAACCGACCGGAAATGCTGCAGAATATGGATAACACTTCTGAAGAAAGGGAACCAACGTGA
- a CDS encoding GxGYxYP domain-containing protein: protein MARRFTILCLAILCAFSLSGGAVYASDTDARSAKPDGSNNRELPSFKKPKHLDVADIYDAPGDIKLLLGTLQGIVNREQPRIYLIESQEEGKMTWLEDINVPYTLHEDYWDVFAAYRGEAKGMIVYDPEVPDTINVATTLAGLKKAVVANPELAAQLSKAPYNLKTLDDLRGKFDNRLEAYTWQYENLWKQTNHQMLVGLDPDTAIRIPSGLPESFVTIAEEKEQIRDASNRDTYQLDLSSLLGKSEVYLRFDDAFTQDGWGPAVHEVTVKADGNVIASFIAGTPEEEAYLYDRQNSKFGEGQGGHRFADNGSYFVYEFTPPAGTKNLVAEVDMWNQYKVSAGNIRPLSAEQQEPYGYLRDYAVANKAMVFWLDSNVPEQKALFEKILSGVKPGTPYLGWFSNDVEGEFSSVEIASRYGVYVLAADWFSNLTVFSGTKPNFKLAKTPPQPALENKIYVTYTFTEGDNFQYNQHRMRVMWDDPARGKVPINWTSSPLLYEGAPAILNYYLNSATENDLLIAGPSGAGYFYPSPWPDASFQQFLRSTEKYLKKTGMTIPYVLNRVDSQNVPLSPFKAKAYEEEYNVPGLFISYEDRYGVEIVGDSLPVSTIRGISTVQDGLQVLNEAKANWDGKSPLFVSLGMLAWSMTPSDALALTEQLGADFKVVRADHYFSLIRESYGLPASKK from the coding sequence ATGGCTCGTAGATTCACGATTCTCTGTTTAGCCATCCTTTGTGCTTTTTCATTAAGCGGCGGCGCAGTTTATGCTTCGGATACGGATGCACGGTCAGCCAAACCTGACGGTTCCAATAACCGCGAACTGCCAAGTTTCAAGAAACCGAAGCATTTGGATGTCGCAGATATTTATGATGCGCCAGGTGACATTAAATTGCTGTTAGGAACCTTGCAGGGGATCGTTAACCGGGAACAGCCCCGAATCTATTTGATTGAGTCCCAGGAAGAAGGGAAAATGACCTGGCTTGAAGATATAAACGTGCCTTATACGCTTCATGAAGACTATTGGGACGTATTCGCTGCTTATCGTGGCGAAGCCAAAGGCATGATTGTATATGATCCGGAAGTTCCCGACACGATTAATGTCGCCACCACCCTCGCAGGACTGAAGAAGGCTGTCGTTGCCAATCCGGAGCTGGCCGCCCAATTGTCCAAAGCCCCTTATAACTTGAAGACGCTGGATGATTTGCGCGGCAAATTCGATAACCGGCTCGAAGCTTACACCTGGCAGTACGAGAATCTGTGGAAGCAGACGAATCATCAGATGTTAGTCGGACTGGATCCGGATACGGCGATCCGAATTCCTTCCGGCCTCCCGGAATCGTTTGTAACGATTGCAGAGGAGAAGGAGCAGATTCGCGATGCAAGCAATCGTGATACTTACCAGCTTGATTTATCCTCTCTCTTGGGAAAATCAGAGGTATATCTTCGGTTTGACGATGCTTTCACCCAGGACGGTTGGGGCCCTGCCGTACACGAAGTAACGGTCAAGGCTGACGGCAACGTGATCGCGAGTTTCATCGCAGGTACACCGGAAGAAGAGGCCTATCTATATGATCGGCAAAATTCCAAGTTCGGTGAAGGACAAGGCGGTCACCGCTTCGCCGATAACGGCAGTTATTTTGTGTACGAGTTCACCCCTCCTGCCGGAACCAAGAACCTGGTCGCCGAAGTGGATATGTGGAACCAGTATAAGGTTTCCGCGGGAAATATCCGTCCGCTATCTGCTGAGCAGCAGGAACCCTATGGTTATTTAAGAGATTACGCCGTAGCCAACAAAGCGATGGTATTCTGGCTGGATTCCAATGTCCCTGAGCAAAAAGCGCTGTTCGAAAAAATCCTGTCCGGTGTGAAGCCGGGTACCCCGTACCTCGGCTGGTTCAGCAACGATGTGGAAGGCGAGTTCAGCTCGGTCGAGATCGCTTCCCGATATGGCGTTTATGTGCTGGCGGCCGACTGGTTCAGCAATCTGACCGTCTTCTCGGGAACCAAGCCAAACTTCAAGCTGGCGAAAACACCTCCGCAGCCAGCTCTGGAGAACAAGATTTATGTAACGTATACTTTTACGGAAGGCGACAACTTCCAATACAACCAGCATCGCATGCGCGTCATGTGGGATGACCCGGCTCGCGGCAAAGTCCCGATCAACTGGACCTCCAGTCCTCTGCTTTATGAAGGTGCTCCAGCGATATTGAATTATTATCTCAATTCGGCTACAGAGAACGATTTGCTGATTGCCGGGCCGTCCGGTGCCGGATATTTTTACCCAAGCCCATGGCCGGATGCAAGCTTTCAGCAGTTCTTGCGGTCTACCGAGAAATACCTGAAAAAGACGGGAATGACGATCCCTTATGTTCTGAATCGAGTCGATAGTCAGAATGTGCCGTTATCACCGTTTAAAGCAAAAGCATATGAGGAGGAATATAACGTACCCGGTTTATTTATTAGCTATGAAGACAGATACGGGGTTGAAATCGTAGGCGACAGCCTGCCCGTGTCAACGATCCGCGGGATCAGCACCGTGCAGGACGGATTGCAGGTCCTGAATGAGGCCAAGGCGAATTGGGACGGTAAGTCACCGCTCTTCGTTTCCCTCGGCATGCTTGCCTGGAGCATGACTCCGTCGGATGCGCTGGCTCTAACCGAGCAGCTTGGAGCAGACTTCAAAGTTGTACGCGCCGATCACTATTTCTCCTTGATCCGTGAAAGCTACGGATTGCCGGCAAGCAAGAAATGA
- a CDS encoding protein phosphatase 2C domain-containing protein has product MVTIEQYTLKGIHFLNEDALMIHEQAGLYGVLDGVSSVVPYLSDKKETGGYLAAQAVKNFFESLDQVEQLAEHTAAANDKLRELMQQAHIDMEKKDGLWGTALALVRIQEERVEFLQTGDCMILAVYQEGEVRPLTWRQVAHLETPAIAKWEEGVNQGLTRQEELLGTVIDIIRENRFKSNVNGGYGVLNGDPRAVDFLEYGKINRSRLAHLILLTDGLFWPVNDVPSDRSYWDYIAQRILLKGLEQYTHELQDIEEADPECLTHARFKKSDDKTGMVIHFNDL; this is encoded by the coding sequence ATGGTAACCATTGAGCAGTACACCCTTAAGGGGATCCATTTCTTAAATGAAGATGCACTTATGATTCATGAGCAGGCCGGGTTGTACGGCGTGTTAGACGGGGTATCCTCCGTGGTTCCCTACCTCAGCGACAAGAAGGAAACGGGAGGGTACCTTGCCGCTCAAGCGGTGAAGAACTTTTTTGAATCACTGGATCAAGTGGAACAGCTTGCGGAGCATACTGCGGCAGCAAACGATAAGTTAAGAGAACTCATGCAGCAAGCCCATATCGATATGGAGAAAAAAGACGGGCTCTGGGGAACGGCTCTTGCTCTCGTACGAATTCAGGAGGAACGGGTGGAATTCCTGCAGACCGGTGACTGCATGATCCTTGCCGTGTACCAGGAAGGGGAGGTTCGGCCGTTAACCTGGAGACAAGTCGCTCATTTGGAAACTCCAGCCATCGCGAAATGGGAGGAAGGCGTGAATCAGGGACTGACCCGTCAAGAAGAACTCCTCGGCACGGTAATAGATATCATTAGGGAGAACCGCTTTAAGAGCAACGTGAATGGAGGCTACGGCGTCTTGAACGGGGATCCCCGTGCCGTTGATTTTCTCGAATACGGAAAAATCAATAGATCCCGATTAGCCCACCTGATTCTATTAACGGATGGTTTATTCTGGCCTGTGAACGACGTGCCGAGTGATCGATCCTATTGGGACTACATCGCGCAGCGTATACTGTTAAAAGGCCTTGAGCAGTATACGCATGAATTACAGGATATCGAAGAGGCTGACCCGGAATGTTTAACCCATGCAAGATTCAAGAAATCCGATGACAAGACGGGCATGGTGATTCATTTTAACGACCTATAG
- a CDS encoding Ger(x)C family spore germination protein — MLTGCWDIKEIQDMNYITAIGIDQEDGDFVVYTQMMDFTAVAKTETGKAEKPPQVWTSKTRGKTFDMAVNAIYDSAQVRTSWSHISCILISDTVLKSKVLTKLDTIGRYQEIRMTPWVYGTNESIEQLFNVPAFFNLSPLNTIAHEPSEEYKQRSYIVPIRYFDFMALITEPASTVLLPNLSIDKGTWSLNQKENPKLVINGVYAISEVVSKGFFPNDKLTGLRWMEPDTKRSHVMITNKSGKYAANVVLSNPKVRKELSIVNGMPRFHINVKLGGNVVEALDDMNKTEMENQAAAEVREEIISTYKNGIASKTDLYSLEHVLFKKDTRLWKKIHRSSVQPMDAGSLETVHVEVHLDHAGMKLLPHQDGPAAPTTKKEAGS, encoded by the coding sequence ATGTTAACCGGCTGCTGGGACATCAAGGAGATACAAGACATGAATTACATCACCGCCATCGGCATCGATCAAGAGGACGGTGATTTTGTCGTATACACTCAAATGATGGATTTTACGGCGGTCGCCAAAACCGAAACGGGAAAAGCAGAAAAGCCACCACAAGTATGGACTTCCAAAACCAGGGGCAAGACGTTTGACATGGCGGTCAATGCCATCTATGATTCAGCGCAGGTACGCACAAGCTGGAGCCATATCTCATGTATTCTCATCAGTGATACCGTCTTGAAATCGAAAGTTCTAACCAAATTGGATACGATCGGCCGTTATCAGGAAATTCGTATGACGCCGTGGGTATATGGAACAAACGAGTCTATCGAGCAATTGTTTAATGTTCCTGCTTTCTTCAATCTCTCCCCGTTAAATACGATAGCTCATGAGCCTTCCGAAGAGTATAAACAGAGATCCTATATCGTACCGATTCGATATTTTGATTTCATGGCTCTGATCACCGAACCGGCCAGTACGGTACTGCTTCCAAATCTATCGATCGATAAAGGGACCTGGAGCCTGAATCAAAAAGAAAATCCGAAGCTGGTGATTAACGGAGTATACGCTATATCCGAAGTGGTATCGAAAGGTTTCTTTCCAAACGACAAGCTCACCGGTCTACGCTGGATGGAACCCGATACGAAACGCTCTCACGTCATGATTACAAATAAGAGCGGGAAATACGCTGCGAACGTCGTTTTGTCGAATCCTAAAGTTCGCAAGGAATTGAGCATTGTCAACGGAATGCCCCGATTCCACATCAACGTGAAGTTAGGAGGTAACGTGGTAGAAGCGCTCGACGACATGAACAAAACCGAAATGGAAAACCAGGCGGCCGCGGAAGTACGGGAGGAGATTATATCTACGTATAAGAATGGAATTGCCTCAAAGACAGATCTGTACAGCTTGGAGCACGTTTTGTTTAAGAAAGACACCCGACTTTGGAAAAAAATTCATCGGTCGTCTGTCCAACCGATGGATGCAGGTTCTTTGGAAACGGTACATGTCGAAGTCCATTTGGATCATGCCGGCATGAAGCTGCTCCCCCATCAAGATGGACCCGCTGCCCCAACGACCAAAAAAGAGGCAGGATCCTGA